One Terriglobales bacterium DNA segment encodes these proteins:
- a CDS encoding LacI family DNA-binding transcriptional regulator: MNIREVAKKAKVSTATVSRTINHVSTVDPQLAKRVWKVVEQFGFHPNVQARALVSGRSRIVGLVVSEITNPFFPEIVRAFEEIAVDHNYEILLGSTGSDSKRTELAVRRMIERRVDGVAVLTFGMEEDLMAHLRYRKVPLVFVDVGPPVNGVSNINIDYQTGIRQGVQHLAGLGHRRIAFISGPLRLKSAQARKKAFETAIREKQLRIPKGFVIEGDHTLEGGMRCLARLAALKSRPTAVMCSNDMTAIGVLREAYELGISIPDQLSVVGFDDIHLAQFVTPPLTTIQMSQTALARLAFDALMDALKVECPSETSRNYVLTTSLVLRKSTALAAQVRESGICQSLF, translated from the coding sequence ATGAATATCCGAGAAGTCGCGAAGAAAGCGAAAGTCTCGACGGCGACGGTATCACGCACGATCAATCACGTTTCGACAGTTGATCCGCAACTGGCAAAACGCGTGTGGAAAGTGGTGGAACAATTCGGCTTTCATCCCAACGTGCAGGCACGCGCGCTCGTTTCCGGACGAAGCCGGATTGTGGGACTCGTGGTTTCGGAGATCACCAACCCATTCTTCCCTGAAATTGTCCGCGCGTTCGAAGAGATTGCGGTCGATCACAATTACGAGATACTGCTCGGCTCAACCGGCTCCGATTCGAAGAGAACAGAACTGGCGGTGCGTCGCATGATCGAGCGGCGCGTGGATGGCGTTGCGGTCCTGACGTTTGGGATGGAAGAAGACCTGATGGCTCACTTGCGTTACCGGAAGGTGCCGTTGGTCTTCGTAGACGTAGGGCCGCCAGTGAACGGAGTCAGCAACATCAACATCGATTATCAGACCGGCATCCGGCAAGGGGTACAACACCTGGCGGGCCTTGGTCACCGGAGGATCGCATTCATCTCCGGCCCGCTTCGGCTTAAGTCCGCACAGGCACGCAAAAAGGCCTTTGAAACTGCCATACGCGAGAAACAGTTGCGGATTCCGAAAGGGTTTGTCATCGAAGGTGATCATACGCTGGAAGGCGGAATGCGGTGCCTGGCCCGACTGGCAGCTCTGAAATCTCGACCGACGGCGGTCATGTGCTCCAACGACATGACCGCGATCGGAGTCCTTCGTGAAGCTTATGAGTTGGGAATCTCCATTCCCGATCAACTTTCAGTTGTAGGTTTCGATGATATTCACCTTGCGCAGTTTGTGACACCGCCGTTGACCACCATTCAGATGTCACAGACGGCTTTGGCTCGACTTGCGTTCGACGCACTGATGGATGCGCTAAAAGTCGAATGCCCCTCCGAAACGTCACGCAACTACGTACTGACAACAAGCCTGGTACTCCGAAAGTCCACGGCATTAGCTGCACAAGTTCGTGAATCCGGCATTTGCCAGAGTTTGTTCTGA
- a CDS encoding LacI family DNA-binding transcriptional regulator, translating into MSKKKARQRARVSIGAAKPTLKQLAERVGLSQTTVSLVMNGAEAAIGISADTRERILAAAREINYRPSFLARSLRTGRSYMIGVMVPAITEGYNVGVLGGIEEHLVKAGYLHITVSHHFRSELVQRYSATFLDRSVDGVISACGPWDTELPVPAVTISSYPSTKNTPSVILDHQAAAELGMRHLYDLGHRKIAVMKGVDFVPDAKIRWETIKQFASTLGVAISPKLAMPIEASQFPNTTPRNGYTATKKLLASGEPFTAIFAFNDVSAISAMRALSEAGLRVPEDISVIGFDDIESAAYQTLGLTTIRQPLRKMGSIAAETLIRRIEASKAELEGIPIKIVVAPELVVRETSGPARTVNTKQRFRRG; encoded by the coding sequence ATGTCCAAAAAGAAAGCAAGACAGCGGGCGCGTGTCTCCATTGGAGCCGCAAAACCGACGCTGAAGCAACTGGCCGAACGGGTTGGCCTTTCGCAGACCACAGTCTCCCTGGTGATGAATGGCGCCGAAGCGGCAATTGGAATTTCCGCAGACACACGGGAACGGATCCTGGCCGCAGCGCGCGAGATCAACTATCGACCCAGCTTCTTGGCGCGTTCGCTTCGAACCGGACGCAGTTACATGATCGGCGTCATGGTTCCAGCCATTACCGAAGGGTATAACGTCGGAGTGCTGGGGGGCATTGAGGAGCACCTCGTTAAGGCTGGCTACCTGCACATCACGGTAAGCCACCATTTCCGGAGCGAACTCGTTCAGCGATACAGCGCGACTTTCCTGGACCGCTCGGTGGATGGCGTGATCTCCGCTTGCGGTCCCTGGGACACGGAACTTCCTGTGCCGGCGGTGACGATCTCCAGCTACCCGTCGACGAAAAACACACCGTCGGTGATTCTGGATCACCAAGCCGCAGCAGAACTGGGGATGCGGCACCTTTACGACCTTGGGCACCGGAAAATCGCCGTTATGAAGGGCGTTGACTTTGTCCCGGATGCGAAAATTCGGTGGGAAACCATAAAACAGTTCGCATCTACGCTGGGCGTCGCGATATCGCCGAAGCTCGCCATGCCGATTGAAGCGTCTCAGTTTCCGAACACGACGCCGCGGAATGGATACACAGCGACCAAAAAGCTTCTTGCTTCCGGCGAGCCATTCACCGCAATTTTTGCCTTTAACGATGTAAGCGCCATCAGCGCTATGCGTGCATTAAGTGAGGCAGGGCTTCGAGTGCCCGAGGACATCTCCGTGATCGGTTTCGACGATATCGAGAGCGCCGCATACCAGACACTCGGACTTACCACGATTCGTCAGCCGCTTAGGAAAATGGGATCTATCGCCGCCGAGACATTGATCCGACGCATTGAGGCTTCGAAAGCTGAGCTGGAGGGGATTCCAATCAAGATCGTCGTGGCCCCTGAGCTCGTAGTACGCGAGACCAGCGGACCGGCACGAACCGTGAACACCAAACAGCGCTTTCGTCGCGGCTGA
- a CDS encoding ribulokinase, giving the protein MAIVAGVDFGTLSVRVSIVDSERGVLGTAVASYPLHRKREDPEYATQSHEDHIRALAEATRAAVKNAAVNGDDVKGIAIDTTGSSVIPVGKDMVPLGEYYLWCDHRAKGEAAEITAAAHREGLEAIKWCGGVYSSEWGFSKLLHWLRTNPDKRSSFVTAFEHCDFVAATLCGITDSTKVKRSACAMGHKWLWNESLGGLPPEKFLAGVDPLLAGVRDKLQGEYATSDNIAGTLSPFWADKLGLKPGIPIPVGAFDAHWDAIGAGCGTDDMVNVIGTSTCIIGITRSPNLVPGVCGVVPGSVHPQRTGIEAGLSAVGDIFNAIAARAGTDVEKLSKGLEKYIAGQTGLLRMTWDNGDRTVLVNPNLRGITLGWNLQTTAQDELFAAIEGTAFHTRVILDRMAENGVHIKRVINGGGIPPKNSTLNRVYANVLGRPVLVPEKSVVSLGSAIFAFLAAGTFKGVEEAQKALCPPHKTYMPDATEQEVYEDLYTCYRNLYFAFGDPKSARMGDVLPTLIRTAESVNNKISAH; this is encoded by the coding sequence ATGGCAATCGTCGCAGGAGTAGATTTCGGAACGCTAAGTGTTCGGGTGTCGATTGTGGACAGCGAGCGCGGGGTACTCGGAACTGCAGTGGCCAGCTATCCCCTCCACCGAAAACGCGAAGACCCGGAGTATGCAACGCAGTCGCACGAGGACCACATCCGTGCGCTTGCGGAAGCGACTCGTGCGGCAGTGAAGAACGCGGCCGTCAACGGTGACGACGTGAAAGGGATCGCCATCGATACCACAGGTTCCTCGGTTATTCCGGTTGGGAAGGATATGGTCCCGCTCGGCGAATACTACTTGTGGTGTGACCATCGGGCAAAGGGCGAGGCCGCTGAAATCACGGCGGCCGCCCATCGCGAGGGGTTGGAAGCGATCAAGTGGTGCGGCGGTGTGTACTCGTCGGAGTGGGGATTCTCCAAGCTCCTCCATTGGTTGCGAACGAATCCCGACAAGCGCAGCAGTTTCGTGACGGCTTTTGAACATTGCGACTTTGTCGCGGCAACGCTTTGCGGGATCACCGATTCCACAAAGGTAAAACGCAGTGCCTGCGCAATGGGACACAAATGGTTATGGAACGAGTCGCTCGGCGGCCTGCCTCCAGAGAAGTTCCTGGCCGGTGTGGACCCGCTGCTTGCGGGGGTACGCGATAAGTTGCAGGGCGAGTACGCAACGTCCGACAACATTGCCGGAACCCTCTCTCCATTCTGGGCTGACAAACTTGGCCTGAAACCGGGCATTCCGATTCCGGTGGGCGCCTTCGATGCTCACTGGGATGCCATCGGCGCAGGATGCGGCACCGACGACATGGTGAACGTGATCGGCACCTCCACCTGCATCATTGGTATCACGAGGTCGCCGAACCTGGTGCCCGGCGTTTGCGGCGTGGTTCCGGGCAGTGTCCACCCGCAGCGCACAGGTATCGAAGCCGGATTATCGGCCGTGGGAGACATTTTCAATGCGATCGCAGCCCGTGCGGGAACGGACGTGGAAAAACTGTCGAAAGGCCTGGAGAAATACATAGCAGGACAGACTGGGCTTCTCCGCATGACCTGGGATAACGGCGATCGCACGGTGTTGGTGAATCCGAACCTGCGCGGCATTACGCTCGGATGGAATCTGCAGACCACGGCACAGGACGAACTGTTTGCGGCCATTGAGGGCACGGCATTCCACACGCGGGTGATCCTCGACCGCATGGCCGAGAACGGTGTTCACATCAAGCGCGTAATAAATGGCGGAGGCATTCCTCCGAAGAACTCAACATTGAACCGCGTATATGCGAATGTGCTCGGGCGCCCTGTCCTGGTTCCGGAAAAGAGCGTGGTCAGTCTCGGTTCTGCAATCTTTGCCTTCCTCGCCGCGGGAACTTTCAAAGGGGTTGAAGAGGCGCAAAAGGCCCTTTGTCCTCCGCACAAGACGTACATGCCAGATGCGACAGAGCAAGAGGTCTACGAAGACCTATACACCTGCTACCGAAACCTCTATTTTGCGTTCGGTGATCCCAAGTCGGCGAGGATGGGAGATGTTCTTCCCACTCTGATTCGTACTGCCGAATCGGTGAACAACAAGATCAGCGCTCATTGA
- a CDS encoding DUF4861 family protein, with translation MSAAFRTAILIILTTASAWATPHLRGVKLSITNSTDMARPHENMVIPLTELRRVAPDLNAGQLLVTATDATSIEEDSAILQATEIPSQVDDIDGDNKADELAFQIDLKPKQTRIVTVTYGEANRICRLRSEYPDRTHALLATKIEGIGWESEYNGWRLYFDPRNAIDLYGKQRHSLLLRNLATPEYDYHSVSPYGRDIYKIGNALGIGAVGAWVDGKLIKVADVGSRNYRIVSTGPVRAIVDIVYTNWNVAGRKLTLRSRITQWANERGFYHNLDAKGGDGLVFATGLPLKKNVPEYRSSATSGPIWVATYGEQVLMPGATATEALTGTQLGLGIVLLERDAKTAQDADNHLISFSVKQGHAAWYVMAAWDQEGTEDRVSVGSPDDIRRYVQRDGPRIASREEFLQFMKDTAVRLSSPVTATVLSSKAEAQSAPPDTLKSKNQRTYAQAISLLQKEIDRTAAQWEPVLKGSDTIATNKGDGFFTEGNNQTGKWQKQNGFFWTGSFWTGELWKMYEKTHDEKYRQWGELWTRALMGKELEQNHDSGFLYFYSSVPAFELTKNAEFRESALRGAQRLEQLYNPKTQLIAAWSVGGDDTIVDTMMNLQLLWWAWKQTGDEKWKDIGINHALQTAKRLVRPDGSTFQSVHYNPGDDRQQFQLRGGAPMVELKWKNNAAPGETIFRHTHQGFTADTSWSRGQAWALYGFAAAYQETKDPRLLQTAESIASYILRELPEDNVPWYDFYDEGVIYRNRDTSAAAVTAGGLLRLSQGTSDAKLATQYRQTAEKIVQSLINRYLTPVSAGDSTPEGVLRHGSSTRPGDTPLIYGQYYLLETLLDLERQSGARRAAQ, from the coding sequence ATGAGCGCTGCTTTCCGTACTGCGATCCTCATAATTCTTACAACAGCTTCGGCGTGGGCGACCCCACATCTGCGAGGGGTGAAGTTGTCCATCACGAACTCGACGGACATGGCTCGACCCCACGAGAACATGGTTATCCCGCTCACGGAACTGCGAAGAGTCGCTCCCGACCTGAATGCGGGACAGTTGCTTGTCACTGCAACCGATGCCACATCGATCGAGGAGGACAGTGCGATTCTGCAGGCGACGGAAATCCCGTCGCAGGTGGACGACATTGACGGTGACAATAAGGCCGATGAATTGGCGTTTCAGATCGACCTGAAACCGAAACAGACGCGCATCGTAACTGTCACTTATGGCGAGGCCAATCGGATTTGCCGTTTGCGAAGCGAATATCCCGACCGGACTCATGCTCTTCTTGCCACGAAGATCGAGGGTATAGGGTGGGAATCGGAATACAATGGCTGGCGGCTTTACTTCGACCCACGCAACGCGATCGACCTGTACGGGAAACAACGACACTCCTTGTTACTGCGCAACCTGGCCACGCCCGAGTACGACTACCACTCGGTTTCGCCTTACGGCCGAGACATATACAAAATCGGCAACGCTCTCGGTATTGGTGCAGTCGGAGCATGGGTAGATGGAAAACTCATCAAGGTGGCGGACGTTGGCAGCCGCAATTACCGGATAGTGTCCACGGGACCGGTGCGCGCAATCGTGGACATTGTCTACACGAACTGGAATGTGGCTGGCCGAAAACTCACGTTGCGTTCGCGAATCACGCAGTGGGCGAATGAACGTGGGTTCTATCACAACCTCGATGCGAAGGGCGGGGACGGCCTGGTTTTTGCGACTGGATTGCCACTGAAAAAGAACGTCCCGGAGTACCGCTCATCGGCGACCTCTGGTCCCATCTGGGTGGCTACTTATGGCGAACAGGTGCTGATGCCAGGCGCGACGGCCACGGAAGCTCTGACCGGAACGCAACTCGGATTAGGGATTGTCCTTCTCGAACGTGACGCCAAGACGGCCCAGGATGCCGATAATCACCTGATTTCATTTTCAGTGAAGCAGGGACATGCCGCATGGTACGTGATGGCTGCCTGGGACCAGGAGGGAACGGAAGATCGAGTATCTGTCGGGAGCCCTGATGACATACGTCGGTACGTTCAGCGCGACGGACCGCGGATTGCTTCCAGGGAAGAATTTCTCCAATTCATGAAAGACACCGCTGTCCGGCTGAGTTCGCCAGTCACCGCAACAGTGCTGTCGTCGAAGGCTGAGGCACAGTCAGCTCCGCCCGACACCCTGAAATCCAAAAATCAAAGAACGTACGCGCAGGCGATATCGCTGCTTCAGAAAGAAATCGATCGTACTGCTGCCCAGTGGGAGCCCGTCCTGAAAGGCAGTGACACAATAGCGACGAACAAGGGCGACGGCTTCTTCACCGAAGGCAACAACCAGACCGGTAAATGGCAGAAGCAGAATGGATTTTTCTGGACTGGAAGTTTCTGGACTGGCGAACTGTGGAAGATGTATGAGAAAACGCATGACGAAAAATACCGGCAGTGGGGCGAGCTATGGACCCGCGCGCTGATGGGCAAGGAACTCGAACAGAACCACGACTCCGGTTTCCTCTATTTCTACTCGTCAGTTCCGGCTTTTGAACTCACTAAGAACGCCGAGTTTCGTGAGAGCGCGTTGCGCGGCGCACAAAGGCTGGAGCAGCTTTACAACCCGAAGACGCAGCTTATAGCGGCTTGGTCGGTCGGCGGCGACGACACCATTGTTGACACCATGATGAACCTGCAATTGCTCTGGTGGGCGTGGAAGCAGACCGGTGACGAGAAATGGAAGGACATCGGGATCAACCATGCGCTCCAAACGGCGAAGCGATTGGTGCGTCCGGATGGCTCGACGTTTCAGTCGGTGCATTACAACCCGGGAGACGATCGACAGCAGTTCCAGTTGCGGGGCGGCGCGCCCATGGTGGAACTGAAGTGGAAGAACAATGCGGCGCCCGGGGAAACCATCTTCCGCCACACTCACCAGGGGTTCACCGCTGATACGTCGTGGTCTCGCGGTCAGGCGTGGGCGCTCTATGGATTCGCCGCCGCTTATCAGGAAACGAAGGACCCGCGTCTCCTGCAGACAGCGGAGAGTATTGCTTCCTACATTTTGAGAGAACTGCCGGAGGACAACGTGCCGTGGTACGACTTCTATGATGAGGGCGTTATTTATCGCAATCGCGACACGTCCGCTGCGGCGGTCACTGCCGGCGGGTTGCTACGGCTCTCCCAGGGTACTTCGGATGCAAAGCTCGCAACTCAGTACCGCCAGACGGCGGAAAAGATCGTGCAGTCGCTAATCAACCGATACCTGACGCCGGTCTCAGCGGGAGATAGCACGCCAGAAGGAGTGTTGCGCCATGGGAGTTCGACCCGGCCCGGCGATACTCCGCTCATCTACGGGCAATACTACCTGCTTGAGACCCTGCTCGACTTGGAGAGGCAGTCAGGCGCACGGCGGGCGGCACAATGA
- a CDS encoding alginate lyase family protein produces the protein MSAVAQQHPPIIEAEIFNLDVSRFLGQQLTAHVADITTLDPPPDRVMGALTMGEFSWGAFARALGSYYALTGERKLAGRDLAEFIGKIGLIEARKGGKTFAQLYGAIALSSFGANLSSNAVWQSLTPEEQQAWRSLLDPSRFYDRNTRRVINLPENYFGVAARIVALDQKLGVLNDKAFVDDVIDRAAEQFVSGNLYSDDGLPAGRFDRYSNEYARYVYMAAELAGRKDVMKALEPTLKRQMQTWWDLISPDGYGYPWGRSLGAISYMDTMEIVAFLGEHPQFRPAPMSQLASAYYTAWQWLKHDVLPERHVLNVFGYGRGNYSYINREREWQQTSAFLGKVAGAQYSFQRAMKAEQLATISTQVVLPNVARFEYFRRGDREFGVWLVRQPGIQFALPITSGTKPGTSDYLPSPYNLLNFVPPVEQILPVMTPFIQLSDGRTIVASDGADEIQPGADGKSLRAVWRRWAVIGTKAGELTAPGIVADVRWELQGTSLVRKESLSVSKPIEIRRMWMVVSSSAEHCVRVGNGETYNFAGPEGEMTFAFTGWGQNTSREIRFTGDSPLGKGSRGAVPVLLEIEREDFELSPQEPLSWAMTMTVAPRQARVAVQHPKSPRVFLMDANALNEARAHSQSSGAKDQLTLKVTRDGDRALSAGQFSVMQKQVVPPSGDKHDYMSQGPYWWPDSAKPDGLPYIRRDGERNPEIYKIGDNEQMDKMVSSVRALALAWWLTGSQKYADRATLLLRTFFLDPATRMNPNLNFAQGIPGRYRGGKSGIIESRNLTMVVDAVGLLQDSHAWTAADQAGMERWLGDFLAWLRQNPLGIAESKSKNNHGTYYDVQVATFALFIGDSSLAKNVLHEAMQKRIATQVEPDGRQPLELLRTKAFSYSCMNLLGLTDLATLGELVGEDLWNFETEDGRSIRRAVDFLVPYADGSKKWDYPQITEMKLGDFAPSLWRAAVAYKNSRYSKLAHQIEPTSNSGLMLLRLSANVAGM, from the coding sequence TTGTCGGCAGTTGCACAGCAACATCCTCCGATAATCGAAGCTGAAATATTCAACCTGGACGTCTCCAGGTTTCTGGGACAACAACTGACGGCGCATGTCGCAGATATTACGACTCTCGATCCTCCGCCCGATCGCGTGATGGGCGCGCTGACAATGGGCGAGTTTTCGTGGGGAGCCTTTGCGAGGGCGCTCGGTTCGTATTACGCACTTACTGGTGAGCGTAAATTGGCGGGCCGCGATCTAGCAGAGTTCATCGGGAAGATCGGTCTGATCGAAGCCCGAAAAGGCGGCAAGACATTCGCGCAACTCTACGGCGCGATTGCGTTGTCATCGTTCGGTGCCAATCTCAGCAGCAACGCTGTCTGGCAGTCGCTTACGCCTGAAGAGCAACAGGCGTGGAGGTCACTGCTGGATCCGTCGCGCTTCTACGATCGCAACACAAGGCGCGTGATTAATCTTCCGGAGAACTACTTCGGGGTTGCCGCTCGGATTGTTGCGCTCGACCAAAAATTGGGAGTACTCAACGACAAGGCATTCGTTGACGACGTGATTGATCGCGCAGCGGAACAGTTTGTGAGCGGGAATCTTTATTCTGATGACGGACTGCCAGCCGGCCGCTTCGATCGCTATTCGAATGAGTACGCTCGTTACGTCTATATGGCTGCCGAACTGGCTGGCCGTAAGGACGTAATGAAGGCCCTGGAGCCCACCCTCAAGCGACAGATGCAAACATGGTGGGATCTGATTTCGCCCGATGGGTACGGATATCCATGGGGACGCAGCTTGGGTGCGATCAGCTACATGGACACGATGGAGATTGTTGCCTTCCTCGGTGAACACCCGCAATTCCGCCCGGCCCCGATGTCGCAACTGGCCAGTGCGTATTACACAGCCTGGCAATGGCTGAAGCATGACGTCTTACCGGAACGTCACGTGCTTAACGTATTCGGCTACGGTCGTGGCAACTACAGCTACATCAACCGGGAACGTGAATGGCAGCAGACATCCGCGTTCCTGGGGAAAGTGGCGGGAGCGCAGTACAGCTTCCAGCGTGCGATGAAGGCAGAGCAGCTTGCGACTATTTCCACGCAAGTGGTTCTACCGAACGTCGCCCGCTTTGAGTACTTCAGAAGAGGGGACCGGGAGTTCGGGGTTTGGCTGGTGAGGCAGCCGGGCATTCAGTTTGCGCTGCCGATCACATCGGGTACCAAGCCGGGAACGTCGGACTACCTTCCGTCCCCTTACAACCTGCTGAACTTCGTGCCTCCGGTTGAGCAAATCCTGCCGGTTATGACTCCTTTTATCCAACTTTCGGATGGTCGCACGATTGTCGCAAGCGACGGCGCTGATGAAATCCAACCGGGAGCAGATGGGAAGTCCCTGCGAGCTGTCTGGCGGCGATGGGCAGTAATCGGAACCAAGGCTGGGGAACTAACAGCCCCTGGCATCGTCGCCGACGTTCGTTGGGAATTACAGGGAACCTCCCTGGTTCGAAAAGAAAGCCTCTCCGTTTCCAAGCCAATAGAGATACGACGCATGTGGATGGTGGTTTCCAGCAGTGCCGAACATTGCGTGCGGGTTGGGAACGGTGAAACCTATAACTTCGCGGGTCCGGAAGGCGAAATGACTTTTGCGTTCACCGGATGGGGCCAGAACACATCCAGGGAAATTCGGTTCACAGGAGATTCGCCACTGGGGAAGGGAAGCCGCGGAGCGGTACCGGTATTGCTGGAGATAGAGCGAGAGGACTTTGAACTGAGTCCGCAAGAGCCTCTCTCGTGGGCGATGACGATGACAGTTGCTCCTCGGCAAGCGCGAGTCGCGGTGCAACACCCGAAATCTCCACGAGTATTTCTGATGGACGCAAACGCGCTAAACGAAGCGCGTGCCCACTCTCAATCAAGTGGAGCGAAGGACCAGTTGACACTCAAAGTCACAAGGGACGGAGATCGCGCATTAAGCGCCGGCCAGTTCTCGGTGATGCAAAAGCAAGTCGTCCCGCCCAGCGGAGACAAGCATGACTATATGAGCCAAGGTCCGTACTGGTGGCCTGACTCAGCGAAGCCGGATGGCCTGCCATATATCCGGCGAGACGGCGAAAGAAACCCGGAGATCTATAAGATCGGCGACAACGAGCAAATGGACAAGATGGTTTCGTCGGTCCGCGCGCTCGCTCTGGCGTGGTGGCTGACGGGTTCGCAGAAGTACGCGGATCGCGCGACGTTGCTGCTGCGGACGTTTTTCCTCGATCCCGCCACGCGCATGAACCCAAACCTAAACTTCGCGCAGGGGATTCCAGGGCGTTACCGGGGTGGGAAGTCGGGCATTATCGAAAGCCGCAATCTCACCATGGTCGTGGACGCAGTAGGGCTGCTGCAAGATTCCCACGCATGGACCGCAGCCGACCAAGCTGGAATGGAGCGATGGTTGGGCGACTTCCTGGCCTGGCTGCGACAAAATCCGCTTGGGATTGCGGAGTCCAAATCGAAAAATAACCACGGCACGTATTATGACGTCCAAGTAGCAACTTTCGCGCTGTTCATTGGCGATTCATCGCTGGCTAAAAACGTGCTTCACGAGGCGATGCAGAAGCGTATCGCCACACAAGTGGAACCCGACGGACGGCAACCGCTGGAATTACTGCGGACGAAAGCCTTCAGCTATAGCTGCATGAACCTTCTCGGCCTCACTGACTTGGCGACACTCGGTGAATTGGTGGGGGAAGACCTCTGGAATTTCGAAACAGAAGATGGCCGAAGCATCCGCCGGGCGGTCGATTTTCTGGTTCCATATGCGGATGGCTCGAAGAAGTGGGACTATCCGCAAATAACGGAGATGAAGCTGGGCGATTTCGCACCGTCGCTCTGGAGAGCGGCAGTCGCCTACAAGAACAGCCGATACAGTAAACTGGCGCACCAAATCGAGCCGACTAGCAACTCCGGCCTCATGCTGTTGCGCCTGTCGGCGAATGTGGCCGGAATGTAG
- a CDS encoding cupin domain-containing protein, translating to MQKPERGFPDVGVVYQKQITSTNPEPGLTRRVGAHNDKLFLAEHRMEKGWVGARHSHPHDQVVYIVQGHLKVSCGEQNFEVRTGESFVVRGGVEHQAAALEPSVVIDVFTPCRLDYL from the coding sequence ATGCAGAAGCCAGAACGAGGATTCCCCGACGTGGGGGTTGTTTATCAGAAGCAGATCACGAGCACGAATCCTGAACCGGGTCTCACGAGGCGCGTCGGCGCGCACAACGACAAGCTGTTTCTCGCCGAACATCGGATGGAGAAAGGCTGGGTTGGAGCACGACACAGTCATCCGCATGATCAAGTTGTGTATATCGTGCAGGGTCATCTGAAGGTCAGTTGCGGCGAACAGAACTTCGAAGTCAGGACAGGCGAAAGCTTCGTCGTACGTGGTGGAGTGGAACACCAGGCTGCGGCGCTGGAACCGTCCGTCGTCATTGATGTGTTTACACCTTGCAGACTCGATTACCTGTAA
- a CDS encoding SGNH/GDSL hydrolase family protein: protein MKLKRNIQLVFIFLLCTHCVTSAVAQKSSSGFSEDARWVGTWASSPYLAIAENVPPPPGLTDSTLRQVIRASVGGARIRVRLSNAVGRTPLVVKAAHVALSAGGGAITPQSDKPLTFNGKGSAVIPAGALLISDSLDFRLAPLTDVAITLAFGEVPEAVTSHPGSRTTSYLQKGETVDAAAMPDGVKADRWYVINGVDVLDAGACCAVVALGDSITDGRGSTTNGNDRWTDQLARRLQGDKKTRNVGVLNHGIGGNRLLHDGLGPNALARFDRDVLAQTAVRWLIILEGVNDLGTRIRARERKESWATADDIIAAYEQMITRAHAKGIRVYGATILPFGGSFYFAPDIEADRQTINKWIRTSGKFDAVIDFDAALRDPKDPARLLPTADTGDHLHPNALGYKMMGDAIDLRLFR from the coding sequence GTGAAATTGAAAAGAAACATTCAACTGGTCTTCATCTTTCTTCTTTGTACGCATTGTGTGACCTCGGCAGTTGCTCAGAAGTCTTCTTCAGGTTTCAGTGAAGACGCCCGTTGGGTGGGCACATGGGCATCGTCTCCGTACCTTGCGATTGCGGAGAATGTGCCCCCGCCGCCGGGCCTGACCGACTCCACGTTGCGGCAGGTGATCCGTGCTTCAGTAGGCGGTGCTCGCATCCGCGTGCGACTCTCGAATGCGGTGGGAAGGACACCTCTTGTCGTCAAAGCCGCACATGTGGCACTTTCCGCTGGAGGCGGAGCTATTACACCTCAGAGCGACAAACCGCTGACTTTCAACGGTAAGGGCAGTGCCGTAATTCCCGCCGGCGCACTTCTGATTTCAGATTCGCTGGATTTCAGACTCGCTCCCCTGACTGACGTCGCCATTACCCTCGCTTTCGGTGAGGTGCCAGAGGCGGTAACGAGTCATCCCGGATCGCGCACGACCTCTTATCTGCAAAAGGGTGAGACCGTTGACGCCGCAGCGATGCCCGATGGGGTCAAAGCTGATCGCTGGTACGTTATCAACGGCGTAGATGTTCTTGATGCCGGTGCCTGTTGTGCAGTCGTCGCGCTAGGCGACTCGATCACCGATGGCCGCGGATCCACAACTAACGGAAACGATCGGTGGACGGATCAACTCGCCCGGCGCCTTCAAGGCGACAAAAAGACCCGTAACGTAGGTGTACTGAATCACGGCATCGGCGGCAACCGCCTCTTGCACGATGGCCTTGGCCCGAATGCTCTTGCCCGGTTTGACCGTGATGTCCTCGCCCAAACTGCGGTTCGGTGGCTGATTATTCTCGAAGGAGTCAACGACCTTGGCACTCGCATTCGGGCCCGCGAACGAAAGGAATCATGGGCCACAGCTGATGACATCATCGCCGCTTACGAGCAGATGATAACTCGCGCCCACGCAAAAGGTATCCGGGTGTATGGCGCGACCATTCTGCCCTTTGGCGGATCGTTCTACTTTGCCCCTGACATCGAAGCGGACCGGCAGACCATAAACAAGTGGATCCGAACCAGCGGAAAATTCGATGCAGTCATCGACTTCGATGCGGCGCTGCGCGATCCGAAAGATCCCGCACGATTGCTCCCGACTGCCGATACGGGTGATCATCTACACCCCAACGCCCTCGGATACAAAATGATGGGAGATGCCATCGATCTCAGACTCTTTCGCTGA